A single genomic interval of Saccharothrix saharensis harbors:
- a CDS encoding peroxiredoxin-like family protein, protein MKVAEREWGTVLGGAVRVPDPHNLVHLQFRRFAGCPVCNLHLRSIVLRHDEITAHGITEAVVFHSSDAELRPHVADLPFAVVGDPRKRLYAEFGVGSAARSVLDPRAWGAIVRGVVRDLGPVLRGRRPLPEPEGGRLGLPADFLIAPDGEVVAEKRGRHAYDQWSVDELLAHAQALTRRD, encoded by the coding sequence GTGAAGGTCGCCGAACGTGAGTGGGGAACCGTGCTCGGGGGCGCGGTGCGGGTGCCCGACCCGCACAACCTGGTCCACCTGCAGTTCCGCCGCTTCGCGGGCTGCCCGGTGTGCAACCTGCACCTGAGGTCGATCGTGCTGCGGCACGACGAGATCACCGCCCACGGCATCACCGAGGCGGTCGTGTTCCACTCGTCGGACGCGGAACTGCGCCCGCACGTCGCCGACCTGCCGTTCGCCGTGGTCGGCGACCCGCGCAAGCGGCTCTACGCCGAGTTCGGCGTGGGGTCCGCCGCGCGCTCGGTGCTCGACCCGCGCGCGTGGGGCGCGATCGTGCGCGGCGTGGTCCGCGACCTCGGCCCGGTGCTGCGCGGCCGGCGCCCGCTGCCCGAGCCGGAGGGCGGGCGGCTGGGCCTGCCCGCCGACTTCCTCATCGCGCCGGACGGCGAGGTCGTCGCGGAGAAGCGCGGACGCCACGCCTACGACCAGTGGTCGGTGGACGAACTGCTGGCTCATGCACAGGCCCTGACCAGGCGCGACTGA
- a CDS encoding TetR/AcrR family transcriptional regulator C-terminal domain-containing protein, which yields MPRPKSLTPAALAAATLAVLDRDGLAALSMRAVAQELGMGTMSLYRYVADRDELEALAVDHLLSGVDCTPPKALWDKQVAVLVERVRAAVAAHPNAVPLTTAHRHRCPSLLRWTESVLAVLTRAGFTGEQRVIAMRALVSYLIGAIELEHRGSLTGPGTDAMSGLGEQYPLLAETAATARTITRDLEFRRGLDVVLSGLRRP from the coding sequence ATGCCCCGCCCCAAGTCGCTCACCCCGGCCGCACTCGCCGCCGCCACGCTCGCCGTCCTGGACCGGGACGGCCTGGCCGCGCTGTCGATGCGCGCCGTCGCCCAGGAGCTGGGCATGGGCACGATGTCGCTGTACCGGTACGTCGCCGACCGGGACGAGCTGGAAGCGCTCGCGGTCGACCACCTGCTGTCCGGGGTCGACTGCACGCCGCCGAAGGCGTTGTGGGACAAGCAGGTCGCGGTGCTGGTCGAACGGGTCCGCGCGGCGGTCGCGGCACACCCGAACGCCGTGCCGCTCACGACGGCGCACCGGCACCGGTGCCCGAGCCTGCTGCGCTGGACGGAGTCCGTGCTGGCGGTGCTCACCCGGGCCGGGTTCACCGGGGAGCAGCGGGTGATCGCGATGCGCGCGCTGGTGAGCTACCTGATCGGCGCGATCGAGCTGGAGCACCGCGGGTCGCTCACGGGGCCGGGCACCGACGCGATGTCGGGGCTGGGCGAGCAGTACCCGCTGCTGGCCGAGACGGCCGCCACCGCCCGCACGATCACGCGGGACCTCGAGTTCCGGCGGGGCCTCGACGTGGTGCTCAGCGGTCTGCGCCGGCCCTGA
- a CDS encoding DUF397 domain-containing protein, whose protein sequence is MATKVHNGMSAADLNGVTWTKSSYSDAIGNCVEFAVLGGGEIAMRNSRFPDGPALVYTRAEMAAFVAGARDGEFDDLVD, encoded by the coding sequence ATGGCCACCAAGGTTCACAACGGCATGTCCGCGGCCGACCTGAACGGCGTCACGTGGACGAAGAGCTCGTACAGCGACGCGATCGGCAACTGCGTCGAGTTCGCCGTGCTCGGCGGCGGTGAGATCGCGATGCGCAACTCCCGGTTCCCCGACGGCCCCGCGCTCGTCTACACCCGAGCGGAGATGGCCGCGTTCGTGGCCGGGGCCAGGGACGGGGAGTTCGATGACCTCGTCGACTGA
- a CDS encoding helix-turn-helix domain-containing protein — protein MATGESTPERDSGPTALRIVLGAQLRRLREAAEITRADAGYAIRGSESKISRMELGRVGLKPRDVTDLLTMYGVDDPDERAKFLDMVRRSNEPGWWNRYTDLMPDWFHDYVGLEEAASRILIYETQFVPGLLQTEEYATAIASHGRAELVTPEVRRRVAFRMQRQKILARPGAPRVWAVIDESVLYRTIGGRQVLVNQIEHLLSVTKDGPVTLQVVPFPLAGYAAKGPFAMLRFGEPDLPDIVYLEHLAGALYLDKLEELEIYSRVFDRLTVDAETPDRSRQLLAKRRAEL, from the coding sequence ATGGCGACGGGTGAGTCCACGCCGGAGCGGGACAGCGGTCCGACCGCTCTGCGGATCGTGCTCGGCGCCCAGTTGCGCAGGTTGCGCGAGGCCGCCGAGATCACCCGGGCGGACGCGGGCTACGCGATCCGCGGCTCCGAGTCGAAGATCAGCCGGATGGAGCTCGGGCGCGTCGGCCTGAAGCCGCGCGACGTGACCGACCTGCTCACCATGTACGGCGTCGACGACCCGGACGAGCGGGCGAAGTTCCTCGACATGGTCCGCCGGTCGAACGAGCCGGGCTGGTGGAACCGCTACACCGACCTGATGCCCGACTGGTTCCACGACTACGTCGGCCTGGAGGAGGCGGCGTCGCGGATCCTGATCTACGAGACGCAGTTCGTGCCCGGCCTGCTCCAGACCGAGGAGTACGCCACCGCGATCGCGAGCCACGGCCGGGCGGAGTTGGTGACGCCCGAGGTGCGGCGGCGGGTGGCGTTCCGGATGCAGCGGCAGAAGATCCTGGCGCGGCCGGGTGCCCCGAGGGTGTGGGCCGTGATCGACGAGTCGGTGCTCTACCGGACGATCGGCGGCCGCCAGGTCCTGGTCAACCAGATCGAACACTTGCTCAGCGTGACCAAGGACGGCCCGGTCACCCTCCAAGTCGTGCCGTTCCCGTTGGCCGGGTACGCGGCGAAGGGCCCGTTCGCGATGCTGCGCTTCGGTGAGCCCGACCTGCCGGACATCGTCTACCTCGAACACCTCGCCGGTGCCCTCTACCTGGACAAACTCGAAGAGCTGGAGATCTACAGCCGGGTCTTCGACCGCCTCACGGTGGACGCCGAGACGCCCGATCGCAGCCGGCAGCTGCTCGCCAAGCGGCGGGCCGAGCTGTAG
- a CDS encoding SAM-dependent methyltransferase, which translates to MPGTSSDAAAPVYIDTTKASIARVYDAFLNGKDNYEIDREVLRRVQEVAPEATTLAVDNRGFLIRATRFVASQTGIDQFLDCGSGLPTAENTHQVAQRINPDARVVYVDNDPVVLAHGRALLEENDRTHFSAADIFKPREILNDEVVRKHIDFTQPIAFFQMGTLHHYNGDSPTSAEIMAEYIDALPSGSYVAISHFLDPETEEHSAIARRMEHTFLHSPMGSGRFITRRAMLELFHGLELVEPGLVICADWWPDGPRLKELDAVSYCIAGAVGRKP; encoded by the coding sequence ATGCCGGGTACGTCCTCGGACGCCGCCGCCCCCGTCTACATCGACACCACCAAGGCCAGCATCGCCAGGGTCTACGACGCGTTCCTCAACGGCAAGGACAACTACGAGATCGACCGGGAAGTGCTGCGACGCGTGCAGGAGGTCGCGCCGGAGGCGACCACGCTCGCCGTGGACAACCGGGGTTTCCTGATCCGCGCCACCCGGTTCGTCGCGAGCCAAACGGGTATCGACCAGTTCCTCGACTGCGGCTCCGGGTTGCCCACGGCCGAGAACACCCACCAAGTGGCCCAGCGGATCAACCCGGATGCACGAGTCGTGTACGTCGACAACGACCCGGTGGTACTGGCGCACGGCCGCGCGTTGCTGGAGGAGAACGACCGGACGCACTTCTCGGCCGCCGACATCTTCAAGCCGCGGGAGATCCTCAACGACGAGGTCGTGCGCAAGCACATCGACTTCACCCAACCGATCGCGTTCTTCCAGATGGGCACGCTGCACCACTACAACGGCGACTCGCCCACGTCGGCCGAGATCATGGCCGAGTACATCGACGCGCTGCCGTCCGGCTCGTACGTGGCGATCTCGCACTTCCTCGACCCGGAGACCGAGGAGCACTCGGCCATCGCGCGGCGGATGGAGCACACGTTCCTGCACTCGCCGATGGGCAGCGGCAGGTTCATCACCAGGCGGGCGATGCTGGAGCTGTTCCACGGCCTCGAACTGGTCGAGCCGGGTCTGGTGATCTGCGCGGACTGGTGGCCGGACGGGCCGCGGCTCAAGGAGCTCGACGCGGTGAGCTACTGCATCGCGGGCGCGGTGGGCCGCAAGCCCTGA
- a CDS encoding alpha/beta fold hydrolase produces the protein MGQVVSKDGTAIAFTRTGSGPALIIVDGAMCYRAFGPATALAEALSDRFTVYTYDRRGRGESGGGTTPYDVEREVEDIAALIGEAGGSAHLFGMSSGGTLVAEAAHRGVDAERIAIYESPMIVDGTHPPMDPDLPARVERAVGEGRRGDAIKLFMRYVGTPGIFVAALQVMPPWRKLKGVAHTLPNDFALTGEFQRGTPPPADRWQGADVPALVIAGGKSPEYMRNAQRHLASALPHGELTVLPGQTHMVKPKATVPVLVDFFTR, from the coding sequence ATGGGACAGGTCGTGTCCAAGGACGGCACCGCGATCGCCTTCACGCGCACCGGGTCCGGACCGGCGTTGATCATCGTGGACGGCGCGATGTGCTACCGGGCGTTCGGCCCCGCGACGGCGCTGGCCGAAGCGCTGTCGGACCGCTTCACCGTCTACACCTACGACCGGCGCGGCCGGGGGGAGAGCGGCGGCGGCACCACGCCGTACGACGTGGAGCGCGAGGTCGAGGACATCGCCGCGCTGATCGGGGAGGCGGGTGGCTCGGCCCACCTGTTCGGCATGTCGTCGGGCGGCACGCTGGTCGCCGAGGCGGCGCACCGGGGCGTCGACGCGGAGCGGATCGCGATCTACGAGTCACCGATGATCGTGGACGGCACCCACCCGCCGATGGACCCCGACCTGCCGGCCCGCGTGGAGCGCGCGGTCGGGGAAGGACGCCGGGGTGACGCGATCAAGCTGTTCATGCGGTACGTCGGCACGCCCGGCATCTTCGTCGCGGCGCTCCAGGTCATGCCGCCGTGGCGGAAGCTGAAGGGCGTCGCGCACACGTTGCCGAACGACTTCGCGCTGACCGGCGAGTTCCAGCGGGGCACGCCGCCGCCCGCCGACCGCTGGCAGGGCGCGGACGTGCCGGCCCTGGTGATCGCCGGTGGCAAGAGCCCCGAGTACATGCGCAACGCGCAGCGGCACCTGGCGTCGGCGCTGCCGCACGGCGAGCTGACCGTCCTGCCCGGCCAGACCCACATGGTCAAGCCCAAGGCGACGGTCCCCGTGCTCGTCGACTTCTTCACCCGCTGA